The Siniperca chuatsi isolate FFG_IHB_CAS linkage group LG12, ASM2008510v1, whole genome shotgun sequence genome has a segment encoding these proteins:
- the LOC122885175 gene encoding olfactory receptor 11A1-like gives MDNTLNVTFITLGGYVEVEKYRYVYFVIMFTAYILIICSNSTIVFIIMIHKSLHEPMYIFIAALLINSVLFSTAIYPKLLIDFLSEKQIISYSACLFQWFIYYSLAGSEFLLLAAMAYDRYVSICKPLQYPTIMRKTTVNLFLVLAWLVPDCQLAVPIVLNANKKLCNFTLKGIICNSTVYKLHCVSSGVLNIYGLIVFVNLALLPVLFILFTYTRIFIISYRSCREVRRKAAQTCLPHLIVLINFSCLTAYDVLLLRLETDFPQTVRLIMTLQIVMYHPLFNPIMYGLKMKEIYKHLKRLFCKMV, from the coding sequence ATGGATAATACATTGAATGTAACATTTATAACTCTTGGTGGGTATGTGGAAGTGGAAAAATAcagatatgtttattttgtgatCATGTTTACAGCATATATTCTAATTATTTGCAGTAATTCTACTATTGTGTTCATCATAATGATTCACAAATCCCTCCATGAGcctatgtacattttcattgcagCTCTGTTAATCAACTCTGTTCTTTTCAGCACTGCTATCTACCCAAAGCTTCTGATTGACTTTTTATCTGAAAAACAGATCATATCATATTCAGCCTGTCTCTTTCAGTGGTTTATATATTACTCTCTAGCTGGTTCAGAATTCTTACTGTTGGCAGCCATGGCCTATGACAGGTATGTGTCAATATGTAAACCTCTGCAATATCCAACTATCATGAGAAAAACAACTGTCAATCTTTTCTTGGTTTTGGCTTGGCTTGTGCCTGATTGTCAGCTTGCAGTGCCAATTGTACTGAATGCTAATAAAAAACTCTGTAACTTTACTTTAAAAGGAATAATTTGCAACAGCACAGTTTACAAACTTCACTGTGTGAGTTCAGGAGTGCTAAATATATATGGCttgattgtttttgtaaatcTTGCACTTCTCCCTGTGCTCTTCATACTTTTCACATACACCAGGATATTCATAATATCCTATCGAAGTTGTAGAGAAGTCAGGAGAAAAGCTGCACAGACCTGTTTACCCCACCTGATAGTTTTAATCAACTTTTCCTGTTTAACTGCATATGATGTACTGCTACTACGACTGGAAACTGATTTCCCCCAAACTGTACGTTTAATTATGACGTTACAAATAGTAATGTATCATCCTCTCTTTAATCCAATTATGTATGGcctaaaaatgaaagaaatttaTAAACACCTCAAGAGATTGTTCTGCAAAATGGTCTGA
- the LOC122885176 gene encoding olfactory receptor 11A1-like produces MDNTLNVTFITLGGYVEVEKYRYVYFVIMFTAYILIICSNSTIVFIIMIHKSLHEPMYIFIAALLINSVLYSTAIYPKLLIDFLSEKQIISYSACLFQWFIFYSLVGSEFLLLAAMAYDRYVSICKPLQYPTIMRKTTVNLFLVLAWLVPACQLAVPIVLNANKKLCNFTLKGIICNSTVYKLHCVSSGVLNIYGLISLVNLALFPVLFILFTYTRIFIISYRSCREVRIKAAQTCLPHLIVLINFSCLTAYDVLLLRLETDFPQTVRLIMTLQIVMYHPLFNPIMYGLKMKEIYKHLKRLFCKMV; encoded by the coding sequence ATGGATAATACATTGAATGTAACATTTATCACTCTTGGTGGGTATGTGGAAGTGGAAAAATAcagatatgtttattttgtgatCATGTTTACAGCATATATTCTAATTATTTGCAGTAATTCTACTATTGTGTTCATCATAATGATTCACAAATCCCTCCATGAGcctatgtacattttcattgcagCTCTGTTAATCAACTCTGTTCTTTACAGCACTGCTATCTACCCAAAGCTTCTGATTGACTTTTTATCTGAAAAACAGATCATATCATATTCAGCCTGTCTCTTTCAGTGGTTTATATTTTACTCTCTAGTTGGTTCAGAATTCTTACTGTTGGCAGCCATGGCTTATGACAGGTATGTGTCAATATGTAAACCTCTGCAATATCCAACTATCATGAGAAAAACAACTGTCAATCTTTTCTTGGTTTTGGCTTGGCTTGTGCCTGCTTGTCAGCTTGCAGTGCCAATTGTACTGAATGCTAATAAAAAACTCTGTAACTTTACTTTAAAAGGAATAATTTGCAACAGCACAGTTTACAAACTTCACTGTGTGAGTTCAGGAGTGCTAAATATATATGGCttgatttctttagtaaatCTTGCACTTTTCCCTGTGCTCTTCATACTTTTCACATACACCAGGATATTCATAATATCCTATCGAAGTTGTAGAGAAGTCAGGATAAAAGCTGCACAGACCTGTTTACCCCACCTGATAGTTTTAATCAACTTTTCCTGTTTAACTGCATATGATGTACTGCTACTACGACTGGAAACTGATTTCCCCCAAACTGTACGTTTAATTATGACGTTACAAATAGTAATGTATCATCCTCTCTTTAATCCAATTATGTATGGcctaaaaatgaaagaaatttaTAAACACCTCAAGAGATTGTTCTGCAAAATGGTCTGA
- the LOC122885157 gene encoding olfactory receptor 11A1-like encodes MDDELNVTYLTFGGHVEVDKYRYVYFVIMFTVYILILCSNSTIVYIIWIHHNLHEPMYIFIAALLLNSVLFSTAIYPKLLIDFLSEKQIISYSACLFQFHIFYSLGGSEFLLLAVMAYDRYVSICKPLQYATIMNKTTVNIFLVLAWLVPACQLAVPTALSATEKLCSFILKGVFCNNTVYKLQCLISRARLIRDMIILLNVALLPVLFILFTYTRIFIISYRSSREVRRKAAQTCLPHLIVLINFSCLCAYDVIIVGLESDFPKIVHLIMTLQIILYHPLFNPIMYGLKMKEIYKHLKRLFCPAKKN; translated from the coding sequence ATGGATGATGAATTAAATgtaacatatttaacatttggTGGGCATGTGGAAGTTGACAAATAcagatatgtttattttgtgattatgtttaccgtatatattctaatattaTGCAGTAATTCTACTATTGTGTATATTATCTGGATTCACCACAATCTTCATGAgcctatgtacatttttattgctgctTTGTTACTGAACTCTGTTCTTTTCAGCACTGCTATCTACCCAAAGCTTTTAATTGACTTTTTATCCGAAAAGCAGATCATTTCTTATTCAGCCTGTCTCTTtcaatttcatatattttactcTTTAGGTGGTTCAGAATTCTTACTGTTGGCAGTCATGGCTTATGACAGGTATGTGTCTATATGTAAACCTCTGCAATATGCAACTATCATGAACAAAACAACTGTCAATATTTTCTTGGTTTTAGCTTGGCTTGTGCCTGCTTGTCAGCTTGCAGTGCCAACTGCATTGAGTGCCACAGAAAAACTCTGtagctttattttaaaaggaGTTTTTTGCAATAATACAGTTTACAAACTTCAATGTTTGATCTCGAGGGCACGTCTTATACGAGATATGATCATACTGCTTAATGTGGCACTTCTCCCTGtgctttttatactttttacatACACCAGGATATTCATAATATCCTATCGAAGTAGTAGAGAAGTCAGGAGAAAAGCTGCACAGACCTGTTTACCCCACCTGATAGTTTTGATAAacttttcctgtttgtgtgcatatgatGTCATTATAGTTGGACTGGAATCTGATTTTCCAAAGATCGTGCATTTAATAATGACTTTACAAATAATTTTGTATCATCCTCTCTTTAATCCAATCATGTATGggctaaaaatgaaagaaatttaTAAACACCTCAAGAGGTTGTTCTGCCCAGCCAAAAAGAACTAA
- the LOC122885161 gene encoding olfactory receptor 6N2-like: protein MDDELNVTYVTLGGHVEVDKYRYVYFVIMFTVYILIICSNSTIVYLIWIHQSLHEPMYIFIAALLLNSVLLSTAIYPKLLIDFLSEKQIISYSACLFQFHIFYSLGGSEFLLLAAMAYDRYVSICKPLQYPTIMNKTTVTIFLVFAWILPASQVAVPAGLSVNKKLCSFILKGFFCNNTVYKLQCVVSRAQIIHDMVILLNVALLPVLFILFTYTRILVISYRSCREVRKKAAQTCLPHLIVLINFSCLCAYDVITVQLESDFPKTVRLIMSLQIVMYHPLFNPVIYGLKMKHIYKHLRRLFCPAKMI from the coding sequence ATGGATGATGAATTGAATGTAACATATGTAACTCTTGGTGGACATGTGGAAGTTGACAAATAcagatatgtttattttgtgattatgttCACAGTTTATATTCTAATAATCTGCAGTAATTCTACTATTGTGTACCTTATTTGGATTCATCAAAGCCTTCATGAGcctatgtacattttcattgctGCTTTGTTACTAAACTCTGTTCTTTTGAGCACTGCTATCTACCCAAAGCTTTTAATTGATTTCTTATCTGAAAAGCAGATCATATCTTATTCAGCCTGTCTCTTtcaatttcatatattttactcTTTAGGTGGTTCAGAATTCTTACTGTTGGCAGCCATGGCCTATGACAGGTATGTGTCTATATGTAAACCTCTGCAATATCCAACTATCATGAACAAAACAACTGTCACTATTTTCTTGGTTTTTGCTTGGATTCTGCCTGCCTCTCAGGTTGCAGTGCCAGCTGGATTGAGTGTGAATAAAAAACTCTGtagctttattttaaaaggatttttttgCAATAATACAGTTTATAAACTTCAATGTGTGGTCTCAAGAGCACAAATTATACATGATATGGTAATTTTGCTAAATGTTGCACTTCTCCCTGTgcttttcatactttttacGTACACAAGGATACTTGTAATATCTTATCGGAGTTGTAGAGAAGTCAGGAAAAAAGCTGCACAGACTTGTTTACCCCATCTGATAGTTTTAATCAACTTctcctgtttgtgtgcatatgatGTCATTACAGTTCAGCTGGAATCTGATTTTCCAAAAACTGTACGTTTAATAATGTCTTTACAAATAGTAATGTATCATCCACTCTTTAATCCAGTCATATATggactgaaaatgaaacacatttataaacaccTCAGGAGGTTGTTCTGTCCAGCCAAAATGATCTGA
- the LOC122885151 gene encoding olfactory receptor 6N1-like, giving the protein MKSNNSLNPLYFQFTLFGDSGPLRYLFFCLCLFIYITIISANVLIILTVCLEKTLHQPMYMFISFLSLNSLYGSAGFFPRFLMDILSDTHLISRASCFIQIYVIYSYASYELTILGIMAYDRFVAICQPLHYHSKMTFRMVRHLLIFAVLYPAVALGFCLYLTVRLPLCGNKLQRIFCSNWPVVQLSCVDTTLNNIVGPFVMITNTLMPLFFILYTYLRILLVCRRSSSEFRGKALQTCLPHMVTFVTYSFSLVCELSLTRLEADKMNPIITVLSLEYLIIPPINNPLVYGLNLPQIKGVIFRFLKIHKMVPAVKI; this is encoded by the coding sequence ATGAAGAGCAACAACAGCCTGAATCCTTTATACTTTCAGTTCACACTATTTGGAGATTCTGGGCCCCTCAGATATCTGttcttctgtctgtgtctgttcaTCTACATAACTATAATCTCTGCAAATGTTCTCATTATTCTGACAGTCTGCCTGGAGAAGACTCTGCATCAACCCATGTACATGTTTatctcctttctgtctttaaaCTCTCTGTACGGCTCAGCCGGCTTCTTCCCGAGGTTCCTGATGGACATTTTGTCTGACACTCATTTGATCTCACGTGCATCTTGTTTCATTCAGATATATGTTATCTACAGCTATGCATCATACGAACTGACTATCCTCGGCATCATGGCCTACGATAGATTTGTTGCTATTTGCCAGCCTTTACACTATCACAGCAAAATGACGTTTAGGATGGTGAGGCATCTTTTGATTTTTGCCGTGCTCTACCCTGCAGTTGCTCTTGGCTTCTGTCTTTATCTTACTGTTCGATTGCCTTTGTGTGGAAATAAACTGCAAAGGATTTTCTGTTCTAACTGGCCTGTGGTTCAGCTCTCCTGTGTGGACACAACTCTGAACAACATAGTCGGTCCGTTTGTTATGATCACAAACACCCTCATGCCTCTTTTCTTTATCCTGTACACCTATCTACGGATTCTGCTTGTGTGCAGGAGAAGCTCGTCTGAATTCAGAGGAAAGGCCTTACAAACCTGCCTGCCCCACATGGTGACATTTGTAACCTATTCGTTCTCTCTCGTCTGTGAGCTGTCACTGACTCGACTTGAGGCTGATAAAATGAATCCAATCATCACAGTTTTATCTTTAGAGTATCTGATCATTCCCCCGATCAATAACCCTCTAGTTTATGGCCTGAATCTGCCTCAAATCAAAGGagtgatttttagatttttgaagATACACAAAATGGTTCCTGCTGTCAAAATTTAA
- the LOC122885145 gene encoding olfactory receptor 6N1-like isoform X1 — translation MLCCCADMKSNNSLNPLYFQLTLFGDSGPLRYLFFCLCLLIYMTIISANVLIILTVCLEKTLHQPMYMFISFLSLNSLYGSAGFFPRFLMDILSDTHLISRASCFIQMYVIYTYASYELTILGIMAYDRFVAICQPLHYHSKMTFSMVRHLLIFAVLYPAVALGFCVYLTVRLPLCGNKLHRLFCSNWPVVQLSCVDTTLNNIVGQFVTTTTIFIPLFFVLYTYLRILLVCRRSSSEFRGKALQTCLPHMVTFVTYSFSVFCELSLTRFEADKINPVITVVLSLEYLIFPPINNPLVYGLNLPQIKGVIFRFLKIHKMVPAVKI, via the exons ATG CTCTGCTGCTGTGCAGACATGAAGAGCAACAACAGCCTGAATCCTTTATACTTTCAGCTCACACTTTTTGGAGATTCTGGGCCCCTCAGATATCTGttcttctgtctgtgtctgttgatCTACATGACTATAATCTCTGCAAATGTTCTCATTATTCTGACAGTCTGCCTGGAGAAGACTCTTCATCAACCCATGTACATGTTTatctcctttctgtctttaaaCTCTCTGTACGGCTCAGCCGGCTTCTTCCCGAGGTTCTTGATGGACATTCTGTCTGACACTCATTTGATCTCACGTGCATCTTGTTTCATTCAGATGTATGTTATCTACACCTATGCATCATACGAACTAACTATCCTCGGCATCATGGCCTACGATAGATTTGTTGCTATTTGCCAGCCTTTACACTATCACAGCAAAATGACGTTTAGTATGGTGAGGCATCTTTTGATTTTTGCTGTGCTCTACCCTGCAGTTGCTCTTGGCTTCTGTGTTTATCTCACTGTTCGATTGCCTTTGTGTGGAAATAAACTGCACAGGCTTTTCTGTTCTAACTGGCCTGTGGTTCAGCTCTCCTGTGTGGACACAACCCTGAACAACATAGTCGGTCAGTTTGTTACAACAACAACCATCTTCATCCCCCTGTTCTTTGTCCTGTACACCTATCTACGGATTCTGCTTGTGTGCAGGAGAAGCTCGTCTGAATTCAGAGGAAAGGCCTTACAAACCTGCCTGCCCCACATGGTGACATTTGTGACCTATTCGTTCTCTGTCTTCTGTGAGCTGTCACTAACTCGATTTGAGGCTGATAAAATTAATCCAGTCATCACAGTTGTTTTATCTTTAGAGTATTTGATCTTTCCCCCCATCAATAACCCTCTAGTTTATGGCCTGAATCTGCCTCAAATCAAAGGagtgatttttagatttttgaagATACACAAAATGGTTCCTGCTGTCAAAATTTAA
- the LOC122885145 gene encoding olfactory receptor 6N1-like isoform X2: MKSNNSLNPLYFQLTLFGDSGPLRYLFFCLCLLIYMTIISANVLIILTVCLEKTLHQPMYMFISFLSLNSLYGSAGFFPRFLMDILSDTHLISRASCFIQMYVIYTYASYELTILGIMAYDRFVAICQPLHYHSKMTFSMVRHLLIFAVLYPAVALGFCVYLTVRLPLCGNKLHRLFCSNWPVVQLSCVDTTLNNIVGQFVTTTTIFIPLFFVLYTYLRILLVCRRSSSEFRGKALQTCLPHMVTFVTYSFSVFCELSLTRFEADKINPVITVVLSLEYLIFPPINNPLVYGLNLPQIKGVIFRFLKIHKMVPAVKI; encoded by the coding sequence ATGAAGAGCAACAACAGCCTGAATCCTTTATACTTTCAGCTCACACTTTTTGGAGATTCTGGGCCCCTCAGATATCTGttcttctgtctgtgtctgttgatCTACATGACTATAATCTCTGCAAATGTTCTCATTATTCTGACAGTCTGCCTGGAGAAGACTCTTCATCAACCCATGTACATGTTTatctcctttctgtctttaaaCTCTCTGTACGGCTCAGCCGGCTTCTTCCCGAGGTTCTTGATGGACATTCTGTCTGACACTCATTTGATCTCACGTGCATCTTGTTTCATTCAGATGTATGTTATCTACACCTATGCATCATACGAACTAACTATCCTCGGCATCATGGCCTACGATAGATTTGTTGCTATTTGCCAGCCTTTACACTATCACAGCAAAATGACGTTTAGTATGGTGAGGCATCTTTTGATTTTTGCTGTGCTCTACCCTGCAGTTGCTCTTGGCTTCTGTGTTTATCTCACTGTTCGATTGCCTTTGTGTGGAAATAAACTGCACAGGCTTTTCTGTTCTAACTGGCCTGTGGTTCAGCTCTCCTGTGTGGACACAACCCTGAACAACATAGTCGGTCAGTTTGTTACAACAACAACCATCTTCATCCCCCTGTTCTTTGTCCTGTACACCTATCTACGGATTCTGCTTGTGTGCAGGAGAAGCTCGTCTGAATTCAGAGGAAAGGCCTTACAAACCTGCCTGCCCCACATGGTGACATTTGTGACCTATTCGTTCTCTGTCTTCTGTGAGCTGTCACTAACTCGATTTGAGGCTGATAAAATTAATCCAGTCATCACAGTTGTTTTATCTTTAGAGTATTTGATCTTTCCCCCCATCAATAACCCTCTAGTTTATGGCCTGAATCTGCCTCAAATCAAAGGagtgatttttagatttttgaagATACACAAAATGGTTCCTGCTGTCAAAATTTAA